TGTGAAGATCTCTAGATATCATAGATCTGGAACTTTCTAGCATCAGAAACTCAGTATGACTCGCTCTCCTGTCGCTCTTCTAGACGGAGTCATATCTCAACTCGCCCACCTAGCAGATAATCGTGCGATCGATTATCGGTCTATTGTTATTCTTTCCACTTGGGTACAGACGGCATTTGAGGTGTATATTCTGTAAGTTTGAGGCTTTCTGTGCTGTATATTTTCTCAAGTTGAGTGATGTGAAAATTAGGCGTCGTCAGCTTCCATGTTACGACAGaccagctcctcctccggCCCTTAAGGCTCACCTTGATGGCGATACATTCCGGAAAGCTCAAACCTATAGTCGGGATAAAACGAGATTtcaactccttcaacttgTGTTTAATCAACTTCTCGCCTGGATTATGATCAAGTCAGGAGCATATTCCAGATTGTGGGACGTGGCAGGCAGATTCACCAATCTACTGGGTCTCGGTCCCAACTGGATTGTGCGTGTACTTATCATGGAAGGCCACTATTAAGTGGTATAATTCACCGCTAACGAGGTATAGATTGTGCGGTCTCTGGCCTGGATTACAATCCTCACCCTTTCTACCGCTGTCCCCGGCCTCCCTATGTCGTATTACCAGACCTTTGTGCTCGAAGAAAAGCATGGTTTCAACAAATCAACTAGAGCTCTATGGGTGGCTGATACCTTGAAAACTTATCTTCTGGTTGCCCTCTTAGGTCTCCCTGTCTTGGCTGGATTTCTCAAAATTATCGAGCTCTCTGGAAGGAGTTTTGTGCCCTGGTTGATGCTGTTCCTGTACGTTGGGCCCTAGCAAGAGTCGATAATGGTGATTAACCAGCATTGCAGGGTCTGTGTGCAGTTGACCCTCCAAGTCATTTATCCTACATTTAGTGAGTATATTCAATGTGTACAGAACACTTGTCGCTAAAACCATGCGTTAGTCCAACCATTGTTCAACAAGCTAGATCCTCTTCCTGAGGGTGAGCTCCGTACCAAGGTTGAAGCCCTGGCAAACCAACTGGGATTCCCTCTGAAACATTTATATGTTATTGACGGCAGCAAGCGGAGCTCACATTCCAATGCGTAAGCCAAAAAAAGTCCAGTATTCATTTGACTGACGCGTAAATATTTTGGCTTAGTTACTTTTACGGTCTTCCGTGGTCCAAACACATCGTTATTTATGATACACTGATCAAGGATAGTACTACAGATGAGGTCGTCGCCGTGCTCGGTAAGCCATTTATCGAGTGTCATATATATTGTTATTAACAGTTCCCCCCAAGGCCACGAACTCGGTCACTGGTATTACTGTGAgtgtttctttttcaatATGCCTTCCACAGTCTCTTACTCTTCCACAGCTCATCCCACCAAACTTCTCTTTGGTACTCAaatccacctcttcctcactcttctcgtcttctccgtGTTCATCAATAATCAGTCTCTGTACGCTGCCTTTGGTTTCAACCCCG
This genomic window from Cryptococcus deuterogattii R265 chromosome 9, complete sequence contains:
- a CDS encoding STE24 endopeptidase, which gives rise to MTRSPVALLDGVISQLAHLADNRAIDYRSIVILSTWVQTAFEVYILRRQLPCYDRPAPPPALKAHLDGDTFRKAQTYSRDKTRFQLLQLVFNQLLAWIMIKSGAYSRLWDVAGRFTNLLGLGPNWIIVRSLAWITILTLSTAVPGLPMSYYQTFVLEEKHGFNKSTRALWVADTLKTYLLVALLGLPVLAGFLKIIELSGRSFVPWLMLFLVCVQLTLQVIYPTFIQPLFNKLDPLPEGELRTKVEALANQLGFPLKHLYVIDGSKRSSHSNAYFYGLPWSKHIVIYDTLIKDSTTDEVVAVLGHELGHWYYSHPTKLLFGTQIHLFLTLLVFSVFINNQSLYAAFGFNPELAIAAPQPFCIGFVLFQLVWEPTDAFVKFLMHAQTRKYEYQADEFAVNLGKKPDLASALIKLHVTNLSSPHSDWLYSMYHHSHPTLPERLSAMERFENNKGKVEGKKDL